gtagactccgtctcatgctaccactagagtgaaagcaccgccagcattcaaaagtgaccaaaacatcagccaggaagcataggaactgagaagtggtctgtggtcaccacctgcagaaccactcctttattgggggtgtcttgctaattgcctataatttccacctgttgtctattccatttgcacaacagcatgtgaaatttattgtcaatcagtgttgcttcctaagtggacagtttgatttcacagaagtgtgattgacttggagttacattgtgttgtttaagtgttccctttatttttttgagcagtgtatattcaatCGTACATAGAAGCTACAACTTCCGTGGTGCAgaatgtcaaccagagctgtCTCCATTGGATGAAACTTAGGAGTGCAAAGAACTTTGGACTAATTTTAGAGATAATATATGACAGGAGATACAGATTTTGTTATGGTCATAAAAAATGGAAGTGACAAGTCTAACTGTATAGCCTACATGTAGCTAATTCAATCGCTTACCAGTATTAATTAAAATCAGGGAAATAGAATGGGTAAACAAAGCAATGTCGACACATTTTATGGAATGCACCTGGTTTACAACACCAGTTGAGTTTTATTTATCAAAGCTTAATAGAAAGTTTAACTGTTGATAGCGGATTTAAAATAGAGCAACAACTATTTCAAAGACCATCTCCCACTAGTTTGGAATTGTGACCTAGCTAGCTCGCTGGTTACGCCCTCCAAAATGGCACTAACTGGCagtccaatccaaaatgaaatctagaatcggcttcctattttcgcaacaaagcctccttcactcatgctgccaaacataccctcgtaaaactgactatcctaccgatccttgactttggcgatgtcatttacaaaatagcctccaaaactctactcagcaaattggatggagtctatcacagtaccatccgttttgtcaccaaagccccatatactacccaccactgcgacctgtatgctctcgttggctggccctcgcttcaaatTCGtcgctggctccaggtcatctataactctttgctaggtaaagtcttatctcagctcactggtcaccatagcagcacccacccgtagcatgcgctccagcaggtatatttcactggtcatccccaaagccaattcctctttggccgcctttccttccagttctttgctgccaatgactggaacgaattgcaaaaaaaaataaaaaatcactgaagctggaaactcatatctccctcactaactttaagcatcagctgtcagagcatcttacagatcattgcacatgtacatagcccatctgtaaatagcccacccaactacctcattgttatttattttttctctcctttgcaccccagtgcacattcatcttctgcacatctatcactccagtgtttaattgctaaattgtaattatttcgccactatggcctatttattgccttatctccctaatcttacttaatttgcacacactgaatatagacttttctattgtgttattgactgtaggtttgtttattccatgtgtaactgtgtttgtgtcgcactgctttgctttatcttgaccaggtcgcacttgttctcaactggcctacctggttaaacaaaggtgaaataaaatatttaaaaacaaaacgCGAAACCACCTGACAGACAAAACTCCGACAAGTTCAGCATTTGAATGATTCTCAGACAAATCAGATGACAAATACGACTACACTACAAACAGTTCCAATGCTACATTTTAGGTTAGCTAACTAACGTGGTGTTTATGAAAAGAAGGCATGTGCATTAGgtaaacaaaacagaaaacataCGACTGGACAGAATTAGCCTAGCCGCGATAGTTAGCTACCTCCGGTCTGTAGACACTTACCTACACAGCTGACGTTAGCAGCAATCTAGCTAAGCAAGGAAGCGATCGATGCGGACTGCTGGCTATCGATAGTTTAACTAGAGTAGAGAACACGGTGTAATGATGTTGACTGTCTGCATCGCCATATCTGCGGCTAACTAGCTAAGTATACACTTGAAACAGCTTGTAAGCTTGGTGTTCATTAACGTTACAACTATACTTCCCGCTCAGGAAACATCAGCTAGAAACTCGGTCAAGGCTGCCTGTTGCATAATCCCATCTAAACTAGCTACCTAGTGCTCAATCAGTCATATCAACTCGCGTAACGTTACCCACCTCGTCAACAGTCCGCCTGGGAAGATGCAGCATCCCTAGCAAGAGTTTTAGCTTCACTGGAGGCGACAAACTCGAAAAACACAACCGTATATTGTCGATAACTGAAACAGTGAGGAGTGAAGCAATACTAGAAGGCGCCCAAAGCTCGTCCGTTGATCCTAGCTTATTATGGAGCCACAGGCCGGTGTCACTGTCCTTCATCGACGCCATCTTGGAAAAAGAAGTGTATTGAGTTCGGGCATTTTAACAGGCTACCTAAGAAAACAGAACTGTTAGGACCCACCCACATATTCATATCGGGGAGATCAAAATAAACTCACCTCTCTCTTACCTGTCctcaaaaaatattattttacagGGCCTTTTGAAAATAATTACTTTACAGAACACTTGAGGTGTACAACAGCATTGcatttatttaccattcatttcgcGTGTTAGAGTTATGCaactaaaacatttcttaaaatagACAGGCCTGTAGGAATATTATTGTACAACAATTACTGTATATTTAAGGTTATGCAACTAAAGATGCTAAAATTAGTGCTGTGGTTAAATTAGCCTATAAGACATGTGACCAACATAGCGAACCAGAGAGGCCAACATTTCATTTGCAATGAATAAAACAATTTAGCATCATTTTACGGGCTTTCGGGGGACAATCCGTTCGCCTAATTTACAGAGGGGTTTTATACGCATGCGCTTTCTGCCCATCGAATTCATATTCAACAGAATCGTCTCTTCATTAACACACACAGTGAGTAGGCCTACATTTGAATGCttctgtaaccgatgtgaaatggctagctagttagcgcggTGCGcgataatagcgtttcaatcggtgacgtcactcgctctgagaccttgaggtagttgttccccttgctctgcaaatcCGCGGCTTTTGTGAAGGGATGGGCAACGATGCTTCGTgcgaggcagttgttgatgtgtgcagagggttcctggttcgatatatatacatctatatatatttgtatgtagGCCTATATAATGGTTTGaaatagacagtatggacagtatatgttATATAGGATGAAATAGACAATATGTACAGTAAGTTAtgtaggatgagccttgactagaattaAGCATGTATAtgcatatgaagtgggtaaaacagtaggcctatgtaaacatttatttatttataaattaaacctttatttaactaggcaagtcagttaagaacaaattcttatttacaatgacagtctacacCGGCCAAAGTGCgtcgcccaatgggactcccaatcacggccagttgtgatacagcctggatgcagtgccttagaccgctgtgccactcgggagcccctagtGATTCTTTCGCTGAGCAAACGTAGCCTACAATCGTTTTCATTTAGCCTACCAATGCTTCGTAATATGATAGCTGCCTATCCGTTTTCCAGGTCTTCCTCTTGACATGCTGCACCGCAGTATGGCATCGAGCGGCTATTTGAAAGCGGTGATGCTGCTCTTGGCCGTGCAGATGCTGTCTTTTAGGCCAGGCTTTAGCGAGCAGGAGACATGGACGGTAATACCTGCCGAAAGTAAGTGGTTTTATTTAATAGGTTTTATTGTATTTGTTCTTTTTGCGATTACACACAATGAGCGTTTGTTACTGTTGTGCGGATGACTATTGTGCATAGATAGAAAAAAAGTCTGATTTATTAGACCTACACAAAATCATATCTGATTGCCTAATCGATAGTTTAACCAATTGAGAACAGCCATTGATTGATGAAGTGTAGCAGCATATAAGGTATTACTTGTAATTATAAAAGTCTTCAGATATTGATTTTGTTTTCACAAATGCAGTAGCCTATATATAATTAATCATACTGAACACTGTTATTGTATTTTTTCTCATTGTCTTGCAGGTCGTCCCTGTGTGGACTGTCATGCATTTGAATTCATGCAGAGGGCACTGCAAGACCTCAAGAAGACTGCTTTCAACCTCGATGCCCAGGTAACAGTTCCTATCCCTCTCTGTTTCAGTTACACCTTATGTTACATTGTAATTATTCTTGTAAGTACAGTGTAATGACTATTGCATATACTCAGTGCTTGAAGTGGGCTGGAGATGTCCACCTCTAATTTTTCTATAGATTGAGAACTGGCACCTGCTATAGAATAGGCTATTGGCTTTATTATATTATGAGTACCACCTAAACGAAGACttccagcacccaaaatgagtaccagtACCTATTTCATTCCACTTCAACCACTGATCAGTGGCGTGTCCAGTACATTTTCAATGGTGTGGCCAAGGTGGGGCACAGACCCAGTTTAGGGGAGCCATaacatatacatttacatttgagtcttttagcagatgctcttatccagagtgacttacaggaggaactagggttaagtgccttgctcaatggcacattGGCAGATGTTTCCCCTAGTCATTTTGAACCTTAATCGATGGAAGGAGGATTTGTATAATTATGATGGTTCAACGCATTAAATGCTTCAGCTTAGGTTTGAGATATTTCCCTGTTCAAGTAAATCATAAATTAATTCCAAAACTCTTGTTAGAGTGTTTGCATTCAAGCTCAGTATTTTTTTACCCGTACAGCAGTAAATTCACTTAAAGTGCCATCCAGAGTGTGAATTATACCATGATAGTCATGGGGTCTCTATTTTTTAAtaggacatttttttaaatagaaagTTAAGTAGGTTACCTGCGTACGTTCATCTACCCCGAAATAAGTCCAGCATCCGAAAGAGTGGATTGTGCACCTGCCATTTGAACGGAAAGGGATATATTTTACAAACACCATGAGTGTGATGACATTCAGCCTACAAAGGGGCGTGGAAACATGGATGCCAACAGAACCCAgtcaacataaaaaataaaaataaaaacattttaaatgatttCTCATTCTTGTCGATCCGTGTTTCATAAGTTTCCTTAAATTTGCAAGAGGCCGAATCTTTCATCAGAGAAAGCGTCAaccagcgcccctctgtcttagTATCTGTAGTACACGTATCTGATGGTGTCTGGCAAAAATAATAtgacatgtcatactctttttggccagacaCCATCAGATATGTACATGGGTTAAACATACTGTTTCGCTTGCTCGGCTGCTTTCTCCGGTCAGATTTATAAGTCTTGCTGTCGTCGTCCATCTTGGTCAAAAGTTCCTCTGTACAGTTCTTCTATAAGTtgcctgccgttgtgcccttgagcaaggcacttaaccccctacAATTGCTCCAGAGGCGCTGCACTGCGGCTGACCCATTGCTTCCGAACCCGCGGGTGTATGTGTCTCGGAGGGTTGGATTGTGAGCGAAAAGACACATTTCCGTTCTCTATAAGTTAACGGACAAAGTAATGTATTAGTCTTGTTTAAAATGTTTACTCAGACTGGTGCTCCCTAACATGGCATTGCCTCTGTTTCTTCCTAGACTGAGACCCTGGTGTTGAGGGCAGAGAGGCGAGCCCTGTGTGGATGCATGCCCACTAATACCCTGCACTGAGTTAAGCAGTGATGTGACCTCACCATGGCAACCGACTCCACACCCACTATTACCGGACACCTTCTTTAAACTACTACAAACAATGCCTGGACTAGGCAGATGTGTCTGAGCCTTCTTCTATGGaatattgtaaaaaaaataaaaaataaagtttcATAATTTGTACAACATGCAGTTTATTTTCTTTGCTAACATATCAGTATTGATATTGCAGTGGTTTAATTGTAATTTGAATATAAGATTTTATTTGATGAGTTCAGAAAACCAGCAATGCGTTACTATGTCATGTAGGGCAAAGCaaattacatctcatgttcctcTCGGTCATATGTGAGGTTTTGAAACACAAATCCAGATAATTTTAGGTAGTTCTGTATGTACATTCAATGAACAGACGTCTTTATAAAATGTGTGGCAAAATATCAGTGATCTTCAAGATAATTCACATATACACCTGGCAGCGGTCTTGAATTCAGATGAGCTGGTAATTCATAATAACACCCTTATCATTTTAAGAAAGTGTCTTGGAAAGTGTTTTTATAGTCATGGGAACACCAGGCTTTAGAATAAGTGTTCTTTTTAGGTCTCTATGTGGTACCATACACCCTTGCTGCATGAATATAAGGTATAGACCTACACTCATCTCAGTCAGTTATAACAAATGTAATTTGATCACACTTttattgctgagaattttcctgcagaTGAGCTTTGCTTccattcactgaaaacccacagttatatagattttttatttaactaggcaagtcagttaagaacaaattcttatttacaatgacggcctaccccggccaaacctggacgacgctgggccaattgtgcgccgccctatgggactcccaatcacagccagatgtgatgcagcctggattcaaaccagggactacaGTGACGcaacttgcactgagatgcagtgccttagaccgctgcgccactcgggagcccaacagTATTGCACTTTCCATGAAGCCTACTTTTGgacagctaatagcctaaccaccaataaagcaacattatggactaaacattAAAatcctgttcaaatcaaatcaagtttattttatatagcccttcgtacatcagctaatatctcaaagtgctgtacagaaacccagcctaaaaccccaaacagcaaacaatgcaggtgtagaagcacggtggctgccgtgcttctacactccctagaaaggtcaaaacctaggaagaaacctagagaggaaccaggctatgaggggtggccagtcctcttctggctgtgccaggtggagattataacagaacatggccaagatgttcaaaatgttcataaatgaccagcatggtcaaataataatcaggaataaatgtcagttggcttttcatagccgatcattaagagttgaaaacagcaggtctgggacaggtagcacgtccggtggacaggtcagggttccataaccgcaggcagaacagttgaaattggaacagcagcaaggccaggtggactggggacagcaaggagtcatcatgcccggtagtcctgacgcatggtcctagggctcaggtcctccgagagagagaaagaaagagagaaggagagaattagagagagcatacttaaattcacacaggacactggataagacaggagaagtactccagatataaccaactgaccctagccccccgacacataaactactgcagcataaatactggaggctgagacaggaggggtcaggagacactgtggccccatccgatgatacccccggacagggcaaaacaggaaggatataaccccacccactttgccaaagcacagcccccgcaccactagagggatatcttcaaccaccaacttacaatcctgagacaaggccgagtatagcccacaaagatctccaccacagcacaaaccaagggggggcgcctgTTGTGCGgaattattttgctgtgacagtACAGGTCAAATTAGGATCCTACCACCATTTGAacatgcagcacaacacatctcctttgcatagagttgattaggctgttgattgcaacctgtagaatgttgtcccactaaTCTAATTGTtgtacgaagttgctggatattggcgggaactggaacatactGTTGtgcacgttgatccagagcatcccaaacatactcaatgggtgacatgtctggtgagtatacaggccatcgaagaacattttcagcttctaggaattgtgtacagatccttgcaacatgaggctgtgcattatcattatGAAATATGAGATTAtgacggtggatgaatggcactacattgggcctcaggatctcgtcacagtatatctgtgcattgaaattaccattgaaaaatgcaattgtgtttattGTCCAcagcttatgcctgctcataccataaccccaccatggggcgctctgttcacaatgttgacatcagcaaagcactcgcccacacaacgtcatacacgtggtctgcggttgtgaggccggttggacgcactGTCAAATTCGCTAAAACGTTGTTGGAAGCGGcgtatggtagagaaatggacattcaattctctggcaacaactctgatGGACATTCATgcattcagcatgacaattgcatgctccctcaacttgagacatctgtggcattgtgttgtgtgacaaaactgcacattttagtggccttttattgtcttcagcacaaggtgcacctgtgtaatgatcatgctgtttaatcagcttctcaaTATGCCACAcccgtcaggtggatggattatctaggcaaaagagaaatactcactaacagggatgtaaacaaatttgtgcacaaaattggagagaaataagtattttggtgcgtatggaacatttctgggatcttttatttcagctcatgaaacatggtatgAAGGCAATTTGTCATCCAATTCCAAACTTACCTTGAGGCCACAGGTATGTGATGACGTAGTCAGAGGCATTTCCAAAGCAACCACAGAACAGGGAATCCAAAGCTCCGATAGtgtaaaaacatacatttatttccAAACTAAAGGTAATTTCATTGGCAATATTCCATCAACGAACAAAGTCGAAGCGATCAGTTTTAAACTCCAAGCAAAAGGAATAGACTAGAAGCAGCTTTCTTAGTATCGTAGCGCTAAAAAAACTGTAAGGTAGCTCCATACCTGAGGCCTTGTAGACccatactgtcacgttctgaccttagttcttttgtattttctttgttttagtatggtcagggagtgagttgggtgggttatctatgtttgtgtttctatgttgggtttttcgtttggcctgatatggttctcaatcagaggcaggtgttagtcattgtctctgattgggaaccatatttaggtagcctgttttctgttgtgttttgtgggtggttgtcttccgtgtctgtgtgttccacacggaactgtttcggttttcgttcgttcaatttattgttttgtatttcagtgttcagtttgttctattaaagattcatcatgaacacttaccacgctgcgctttggtcctcctctctttctccagacgAAGATTGTTACACATACTGCAAAAAACACAAATAGGTAAAGGGAAGGGGAACATGGGAAAAAAGGGGTGTGCCCAGGAAATGCTCCATACTGCTTTTAAATACCCATGTTAATCATAATAGAAAACCAAAAACTCCAACCATACTCCATAACACAATATTTATAGTTGTATAAATGGAGCAAAACAATATATTTAACACAAATGAAGAAAATGGGAATTTGGCTCCAACACATGGGACAACGGCTGGCAACGGCATTAGGTAGGCAGATTGACAAGGGcagcattttctgagctaaactgaccaagacacacctccaacaacaacacataaaacctcacataattctgcccaaaaaccatgacaatttctctcaaccagtgacatatgggctttttaggtgagcgctgatgTCGCCCTTTGATAAGCAttgcccactttgtcaaaggcaggggtgaaaaatattttgcttgtccattcccagcgcctctccagggtgctgttggagagatgCATCTCTGCAGCGTTCCACCAACGTTCATTGAACAACAtgatctaacataaatcatgtagcagatagaggatatggtagaaagagtatgtggccttttctgtaTCCTACAGTCTGGATATAAAATGTATGAAGATAGAGGACACttttacatcatgcaggtttTCCGATCAAATAGGCTAAGAACCTAAATGGCACTAAATCAGTTATAATGAGCTGTCATGTTAACAACATATCCTAtaacaggacaggtcaaagtaaaatggacaatacggaatggacaatcacaactgttgtccaggagtttcacccGACTGTCATCATCAGTGGTTTGAAGTTTGTATCCATAAATTTGACCAGCTGATCATagcaaaaaataaaatacttctACATTTCTCACTGTGTAAACACATTATAAATAGGCTCGCGAAAAATCCAGATAAAGTTAGGTAACTCTGATATTCAAAGATTAAATcgccaaattgattagtcacaggaatcaggactaataaaaCCAACACAACggcctgttttacaaacggtgggcctaccacatggatgggcattcataaaattccattGCGGACGACATGGTAGGCTAGACCCCAGTAAGCACGAGCCGACGTCTTTAAGACGTTTTTTTTGGTCCTGTCGTTTTTTGGTGTTTTACAAGCGGTTTACCACATACGtagatgggcattcataaaattcaATTTCAGGCAAGACTGTAGGCTACACCTCTGTAAGCATGGACTGACTCCGAAGCCTTTTGGACGTCTTTTGGGAGCTTACACCTGCTTACACCTGTCAAattctctcagatctccacaagtgcataggGCTTAGGGATCGATTTGGGATTGGGCCACAGTTCTCAGTCATGCATTAGAGGCTCAGTATTTCATTGTCTGACAGACAACCCCAGCAGCAGAAGAACATTTGATAATCAAcccatttgtgtgtgtatgtgtgtgtaatgtgtgccagtgtgtgtgtgtgttagggagtTTTGCTTGTTATAGATACTGCACAGGCCTGTCCATCAGCGCTAGTAGCAGAGATGCAATTATTATGcatgcgtcctaaatggcaccctactccctatgtggtgcactacgtttgaccataggctctgttcaaaagtagtgcactatataggaaatagggtgccgtttgggacataTCCTGTGTGTAATAGGACCGATTTCTCCCCTGCAGAGAATAGGTGCTGTTCGTCACACTTTATCAACTACTATCAGGCTAAACAAGGCCACACTCtcttggtgtgtggtgtgtgtttatgtgtggtgtgtgtgggacAGTGACTGTGAGATTGTAATTTCTGTCTGATGCTATGTCCT
The DNA window shown above is from Salvelinus alpinus chromosome 31, SLU_Salpinus.1, whole genome shotgun sequence and carries:
- the LOC139561178 gene encoding NELL2-interacting cell ontogeny regulator 1-like, yielding MLHRSMASSGYLKAVMLLLAVQMLSFRPGFSEQETWTVIPAESRPCVDCHAFEFMQRALQDLKKTAFNLDAQTETLVLRAERRALCGCMPTNTLH